The nucleotide window GCCAGTTAAAGGGATAGTGCATTTTAAATCTAAAGCTTGCCTTAGTTAGAAGAGTTTGATGGGGAGCCATGTAATCAATAGGTCAACATGAATTCGAACGCAACCGCTAGCCCGAATCCCAAATAACCAGCGGATGATGGCCCGACGCAGAACACCGAGGCCTTTCAGTTTCAAGACACAGGATTTGCTGTATCAAAAAAGGCCACTTCTACAGCCTGTACAACACCGCATCTTTGGTTTCTATGCCGCTAGAGCCTGGTTTGGCATTTTGTTAGGGATAAGTCATATAAACAAAACTTGAAAAACAATAAATTAGGATGATGGTTCCGCCAGCGACGGTTTGACTCCCTCTTGACTCGTTTCTTCACTCTTTTCATCAGCTTGCCTCAATGGTGATAAGTATATTCCTGGTTTTCTCTTGCAAATTTCGTTCTCTAATTGCCAATCTGAGAAAGCCTTTCAGTAACAACTGCTTTGTTCGGTGCGTATAAAGCTACAGAGTGGATGAGCATCAAGCCTCGCGACATAACCTCCAATATGACGAAATAATACATCATGGTTGCAGATTTTAGTGCGTTGAGTGTGAAAAGGCACAGTTTTCTCTTTGAAAAGTCGTCTTTAGTATATTTCGCTGATGTGAAAAAGGCTAACGGATAAACTCAATGGCTAGCACAGTCGTTTCGTGGAGCTCGTACTATCAGGGCCCACGTCAACACGTCATAATGAGATTATTACTTTTTAGTGATAAGCAGCCACACACCTGTCAGCATCAGTTCATGCATATGACAAGACTGTCAGTCAAACTTACACAAGCCGCAGGATGGTGGGGACAGATGCACCTCGATTCATTAGCGAGATGGATACCGAAAACGCATTTTGATGGTGTGGTCGATGTTTGTGTGTCTGGGATGAGCCGTAGTTGATGCCTTATACTTTATGTAGGCTATCCCCGTTTATCAAAACAGGCATCGATCACCAGTCCCTCAAACAGATCTGTCAATTGAACCTATATTCTCTGCAAAGTCTCGGATACAGTATTTTCAGCGGTATCTACGTGGTCAAAAAACCTCGTGTTCACACAGTGTACACAGATTTGCAGTATGGACACAACTAAGAAACAGGTAGAGGAGACAGAGCACTGCGAAATCATCGATCCTGCCCAAACAGAAACCCCAAAGTCCCAAGATCCCATGAACATGTCTCCCAAAAAACATGAAGAACAATCACACGACGCAGTCCTACAGAAATTAGGCCTTTTGGACCAGACTCTGAACCCGTCAAGTTCAAACTTTGACTTTCAAGCGTGGTCTCAAGCACTCGTCAACCTGCGGAGCAGACTAGATCTTCCAACTCCACCACGTTCTGGGTTTGCCTTTAAGAATTTAACTGTCTATGGAAGCGGCCCGTCTATAGAGCAGCAAGATACTCTATGGACGCTACTTACCCAGCCTTTTAAAATTCGGTCCTGGCTTCGCCCGAAAGAGACCAAGTCTATTCTCAGTCGCCTCGATGGAGTCGTCCAGAAGGGACAATTACTGCTTGTTCTAGGCCGCCCCGGTAGTGGTTGTTCAACCTTCCTAAAGACTATCACGGGTGAGATGCAAAGTCTGGAGATTGGCACAGGCTCCATTCTTCATTACTCAGGTATAAtaaacaccaaaaacatcGTAATAGATTATTAACAAGACCAGGCATACCACACCAAGTAATGTCTCACGAATTCAAAGGCGAATTAATCTACAATCAAGAAGTAGACGAACACCTCCCGTACCTAACAGTTGGCCAAACCCTCGAATTTGCCGCTGCGATGCGAACCCCACGGGCTAGACTGCCAGGAATAACACGCAAAGATAGAATAAGCCATGTTGTCCAAGTCATGTTGACGGTTTTTGGTCTATCGCACACCAAACATACGATTGTTGGGAATGATTACATACGAGGTGTTTCTGGCGGCGAAAGAAAAAGAGTTTCTATTGCCGAGACCGCACTTTCTGAAGCTGCTATATCGGCGTGGGATAATTCTACACGAGGGCTAGATGCAGAGTCTGCATTGCATTTTATTAGTCGTCTACGAACTCTCTCTGACTGTAAGAATCCTGTAACCTAAGATATGATGATTGACTAATCGTGGTATAGTAACCCAATCATCCAACGCGGCAGCCATATACCAATCATCGCAATCTATCGTTAATCTATTCGACAAAATCTTAGTCCTCTACGAAGGGCGAGGAATCTTCTTCGGTAatgcttctttggcttcagGCTACTTTGAACGTATGGGTTGGTATCGTCATCCAAGGCAAACAGCCGGAGACTTTCTAACCGTAGTAACCAACCCCGAGCAAAGGCAAGCCAAAGCAGGACACGAGAACTCAGTGCCTAGAACCTCTGAGGAGTTTGAGCAGTATTGGCGCGACTCAAATGAGTATTTGGCCTTGATGCAAGAAATTGACGATTATCAGAAGGATTTCTACGGAAACAAAGATGTTACGCAAAAGCAATTTAAGGAAATACGTGGGAAGTTGAAAGCAAAGGGAATGTTGAAGAAAGCTTCACAAACAATCTCATTCCCAATGCAAACTGCCCTTTGcgcaagaagagcaacaCAACAACTCTGGAACGACAAAGCCTCAACCTTTACTACTCTGATTGGAGAGATCATCATTGCACTTGTTGTAGGGTCCATCTTCTACGGCACACCAGAGACATCAGATGCATTCTTCTCTTACGGATCtgtgctcttcttctcagtcCTTCTCAACGTTCTAATGGCCGTAACGGACACGCACAACCTTTACAAAGGTCGCTCTGTTATGGCTAAACAATCGTCCTATGCTTTTTATCGACCGTCTGCCGATGCATTTGCAAATGTTCTAGTTGACATTCCTGTCAAATTCGTCGTTGCTGTCTTCTTCAATGTTATTCTCTACTTCCTATCTGGTCTTGCAAAAACAGCATCCCaattctttatttttttcctttttgtcTTCGTCACAACTATCGCTATGTCTATGATCTTCCGCACCATTGCTGCTGCAACGgtttctcttcctcaagcCATGGCAATATCTGGGTTTCTCGTTCTTGCACTTGTTACATATACGGGATTTGTCCTTCCCGGCCCTGATATGCATCCTTGGTTCAAATGGATCTCCTATATAAATCCACTCGCTTATGCCTTTGAAGCATTGCTTGTTAACCAAGCACATGGGACTGATTATCCTTGTTCCAACCTTGTGCCATCTTATCCAAATCTCGTGGGCGAGACATTTGTCTGTCCTGTTCCTGGATCTGTGGCCGGGGAGACCTTTGTTAATGGGGATTCTTGGTTTGAAACAAGCTATGACTATAGCTATTCCCATCTGTGGCGCAACTTGGGCATTATTTtcggcttcttgttcttctttttggTCACGTATCTCTTGGCTACTGAGCTAAACGTGAACTCATCTGTTGGTATCGAAGTCCCTGTCTTCCTACGCGGCCGTCTTCCAAAAGCCGACTCGAAGCTCAAAGCCAGAGTCGACATAGAGCGACCATTAATAGCCAACGGTACAACAATCGAGATTACCTCTGACGAACCAACACGAACGAAAGCAAAACACTCAGTTTTCTCCTGGAGGAAGTTGACCTTCGATGTCATGATTAAAGGGAATTCAAGGCGACTCCTGGACGAACCATCCGGCTGGGTCAAACCAGGCTCCCTCGTCGCCTTGATGGGCGTATCCGGGGCTGGGAAAACGACACTTCTTAACGCCCTTGCCCAGAGAATGTCCTCAGGCCAAGTCCAGGGCGAGTTCTACGTTGGTGGAAATCCATTACCGGCTTCATTCAAGAGTGAGGTTGGCTATGTCCAGCAGCAAGACGTCCATCTTGAGACATCAACTGTACGTGAAGCCCTACAGTTTTCAGCAATGTTAAGACAGCCTCGTGATATACCGAAAAGCCAGAAACTTCAGTCCGTGGAAGAGACGATTCATCTTGTTGGCATGGATGAATATGCAGATGCTATTGTTGGATTGCCTGGCAAGGGGCTTAATGCAGAGCAACGCAAGCGTCTGAGTATTGGTGTCGAGTTAGCTGGAAAGCCATCCCTGATGCTGTTTCTGGATGAGCCAACTTCAGGACTAGACAGCCAGTCGTCAGAGGCAATCTTGAGCCTGCTCCAGAAGCTGGCTATGGGGGGGTTGGGGATCCTGTGTACTATCCATCAGCCAAGTGCCATGCTGTTCCAGAGGTTTGATCGACTGTTGCTTATGGCGCGAGGTGGCAAGGTTGCCTactttggagatgttggTGAGAATTCAGAGACAGTCCTTGGATATTTTGGTGAACGTGCACCAAGAAGGtgtgatgacgatgagaatCCTGCAGAGTATATCCTGGATATGATTGGAAATTCGAAAGGAGATGAGTTCGACTGGCCTCATCTCTGGAATACCTCCCGAGAGGCCAACGAAGTCACAGCTGAGCTGGATCACATTTCacaatcttcatctcccaAACCATCACATAAACACGATGCTCAAACCCAACAACGCGGCGCTTACCCTGTTCCTCTGACCTCACAGGTACCAATCGTTTACAGACGCATAATGCAGCAATACTGGCGGTCAACAACCTACATCGTCAGTAAATTCATATTAGGTATCGCAGGTACTTTATTCATAGGCTTCTCATTCTTCCAACCTGGTAATTCCATTCTTGGAACCCAAAACGCCATTTTCTCTATTCTCATGGTTTGTGCCATGTTTAGCAGCTTAGTCCAACAGGTACAGTTCTCCGACCATGAAAACTATATACAGCTAATAGGGCCATCATAGATTATGCCAAAGTTTGTCATGCAGCGTACTATCTATGAAGTGCGTGAGCGTCATTCGAAT belongs to Fusarium oxysporum Fo47 chromosome V, complete sequence and includes:
- a CDS encoding ABC-2 type transporter-domain-containing protein, with the protein product MDTTKKQVEETEHCEIIDPAQTETPKSQDPMNMSPKKHEEQSHDAVLQKLGLLDQTLNPSSSNFDFQAWSQALVNLRSRLDLPTPPRSGFAFKNLTVYGSGPSIEQQDTLWTLLTQPFKIRSWLRPKETKSILSRLDGVVQKGQLLLVLGRPGSGCSTFLKTITGEMQSLEIGTGSILHYSGIPHQVMSHEFKGELIYNQEVDEHLPYLTVGQTLEFAAAMRTPRARLPGITRKDRISHVVQVMLTVFGLSHTKHTIVGNDYIRGVSGGERKRVSIAETALSEAAISAWDNSTRGLDAESALHFISRLRTLSDLTQSSNAAAIYQSSQSIVNLFDKILVLYEGRGIFFGNASLASGYFERMGWYRHPRQTAGDFLTVVTNPEQRQAKAGHENSVPRTSEEFEQYWRDSNEYLALMQEIDDYQKDFYGNKDVTQKQFKEIRGKLKAKGMLKKASQTISFPMQTALCARRATQQLWNDKASTFTTLIGEIIIALVVGSIFYGTPETSDAFFSYGSVLFFSVLLNVLMAVTDTHNLYKGRSVMAKQSSYAFYRPSADAFANVLVDIPVKFVVAVFFNVILYFLSGLAKTASQFFIFFLFVFVTTIAMSMIFRTIAAATVSLPQAMAISGFLVLALVTYTGFVLPGPDMHPWFKWISYINPLAYAFEALLVNQAHGTDYPCSNLVPSYPNLVGETFVCPVPGSVAGETFVNGDSWFETSYDYSYSHLWRNLGIIFGFLFFFLVTYLLATELNVNSSVGIEVPVFLRGRLPKADSKLKARVDIERPLIANGTTIEITSDEPTRTKAKHSVFSWRKLTFDVMIKGNSRRLLDEPSGWVKPGSLVALMGVSGAGKTTLLNALAQRMSSGQVQGEFYVGGNPLPASFKSEVGYVQQQDVHLETSTVREALQFSAMLRQPRDIPKSQKLQSVEETIHLVGMDEYADAIVGLPGKGLNAEQRKRLSIGVELAGKPSLMLFLDEPTSGLDSQSSEAILSLLQKLAMGGLGILCTIHQPSAMLFQRFDRLLLMARGGKVAYFGDVGENSETVLGYFGERAPRRCDDDENPAEYILDMIGNSKGDEFDWPHLWNTSREANEVTAELDHISQSSSPKPSHKHDAQTQQRGAYPVPLTSQVPIVYRRIMQQYWRSTTYIVSKFILGIAGTLFIGFSFFQPGNSILGTQNAIFSILMVCAMFSSLVQQIMPKFVMQRTIYEVRERHSNMYSWTVLILTNILAEIPYHIILGVITFAIFNYTVFGIRSSEDQGLILLFFVYFYVLVGTFAAMVIAPLPDATTAGRVTTVLFSMMLLFAGVFQTPTALPGFWIFMYRVSPMTYLVGGVSVTGLAGDTIICSDSELAIFQPPTDETCGSYMQQYIEQGALGTLLNPQATTDCSYCPLRYTDQILARSGMYYHDRWRDWALGFAYVIFNIAATFLLYALFRLSLWGAGIKRVQQVFRRNGHHTGV